The following are encoded together in the Proteiniphilum saccharofermentans genome:
- the folD gene encoding bifunctional methylenetetrahydrofolate dehydrogenase/methenyltetrahydrofolate cyclohydrolase FolD, with protein MQLIDGKAVAAQIKKEIAEEVANIKAAGGKTPHLAAVLVGHDGGSETYVANKVKACEEVGFNSTLIRYEDDVTEEELLACVERLNNDPDIDGFIVQLPLPKHISETKVTEAIDYRKDVDGFHPVNVGRMSLGMPCFFSATPSGIVELLKRYKIETKGKHCVVLGRSNIVGKPVSMLMVQKAYPGDCTVTVCHSRTPNIKEITLQADIIIAALGVPEFLKGDMVKEGAVVIDVGTTRVPSDRTKSGFKLTGDVLFDEVAPKCSYITPVPGGVGPMTIVSLLKNTLLAGKKGIYG; from the coding sequence ATGCAATTAATTGACGGAAAAGCGGTAGCCGCACAGATAAAGAAAGAGATCGCCGAAGAGGTGGCGAATATAAAAGCTGCCGGAGGCAAAACACCTCATCTGGCAGCGGTATTGGTCGGCCACGACGGAGGAAGTGAGACCTACGTAGCCAACAAGGTAAAAGCCTGTGAAGAGGTTGGATTCAACTCCACGCTGATCCGTTATGAAGATGATGTCACCGAAGAAGAATTACTTGCCTGTGTAGAGCGGCTGAATAACGATCCCGATATAGATGGATTTATCGTACAATTACCTCTCCCAAAACATATCTCTGAAACAAAAGTCACAGAAGCAATCGATTATCGCAAAGACGTAGATGGGTTCCACCCCGTAAACGTGGGCCGTATGTCACTCGGTATGCCCTGTTTTTTCTCCGCAACCCCTTCCGGTATCGTAGAATTACTAAAGAGATATAAAATAGAGACCAAAGGGAAACATTGCGTGGTATTGGGGCGTAGTAATATTGTCGGTAAGCCGGTATCCATGCTGATGGTGCAGAAAGCTTATCCCGGCGACTGCACCGTCACTGTCTGCCATAGCCGTACTCCCAATATCAAAGAGATCACATTGCAGGCAGATATCATTATCGCGGCATTGGGTGTGCCCGAGTTCCTGAAAGGCGACATGGTAAAAGAAGGTGCCGTGGTGATCGATGTGGGTACTACCCGTGTGCCTAGTGACAGAACCAAATCGGGTTTCAAACTCACCGGTGATGTGCTGTTCGATGAGGTAGCACCCAAGTGCTCCTATATCACTCCCGTTCCCGGCGGCGTGGGCCCTATGACTATCGTGTCACTGTTAAAAAACACCCTTCTGGCGGGAAAGAAAGGGATTTACGGGTAA
- the ffh gene encoding signal recognition particle protein produces the protein MFENLSERLERSFKILKGQGKITEINVAETLKEVRRALLDADVNYKTAKEFTETVKEKALGQDVLNAVKPEQMMVKIVHDELATLMGGSAAEFNIKGNPAIILMSGLQGSGKTTFSGKLANMLKSKRGKNPLLVAGDVYRPAAIEQLKVLGEQIGVSVYAEEDNKNPVKIAQNAIQYARQHGKDLIIIDTAGRLAIDEKMMNEIESIKKAVNPQEILFVVDSMTGQDAVNTAKEFNQRLDFNGVVLTKLDGDTRGGAALSIRSVVDKPIKFVGTGEKLDAIDVFHPERMADRILGMGDIVSLVEKAQEQYDEEEARRLQKKIAKNQFDFNDFIAQIQQIKKMGNLKDLASMIPGVGKQIKDLDIDDDAFKGIEAIIRSMTPQERTNPEILNGSRRARIAKGSGTNVQEVNKLLKQFDETRKMMRMMTTGGGRQAMRNMGRR, from the coding sequence ATGTTTGAAAATTTAAGTGAAAGACTGGAGAGGTCATTCAAGATACTGAAAGGTCAGGGTAAGATCACCGAGATCAACGTGGCCGAAACATTAAAAGAGGTGCGTCGTGCGCTGTTGGATGCCGACGTGAACTATAAAACCGCCAAGGAATTCACCGAAACGGTAAAGGAGAAAGCACTGGGACAAGACGTGCTCAACGCAGTGAAACCCGAGCAGATGATGGTGAAGATCGTCCACGATGAACTTGCCACGCTGATGGGTGGAAGTGCTGCCGAATTCAATATCAAGGGAAATCCCGCCATTATCCTTATGTCCGGTCTGCAGGGATCGGGTAAAACCACCTTCTCAGGCAAACTGGCCAACATGCTTAAAAGCAAGCGGGGAAAAAATCCTTTGTTGGTCGCCGGCGACGTCTACCGTCCCGCCGCTATTGAACAGTTAAAAGTATTGGGCGAACAGATTGGAGTATCGGTTTATGCCGAAGAAGACAACAAGAATCCTGTCAAAATTGCCCAAAACGCTATTCAATATGCCCGCCAGCACGGAAAAGACCTGATCATCATCGACACCGCGGGACGTCTTGCCATCGACGAGAAGATGATGAACGAGATTGAGTCGATCAAGAAAGCGGTCAATCCGCAGGAAATCCTCTTCGTGGTGGATTCTATGACCGGACAGGACGCAGTGAATACCGCCAAAGAGTTCAACCAACGGCTCGATTTCAACGGCGTGGTGCTGACCAAACTCGACGGGGATACCCGGGGCGGTGCTGCATTATCTATCCGCTCGGTAGTAGATAAACCGATTAAATTCGTCGGAACCGGCGAAAAACTGGATGCTATCGACGTATTCCATCCCGAACGTATGGCAGACCGTATCCTCGGCATGGGTGATATTGTCTCGCTCGTAGAGAAGGCACAGGAGCAATACGACGAAGAAGAAGCGCGCCGCCTGCAAAAGAAAATCGCCAAGAACCAGTTTGATTTCAACGATTTCATTGCCCAGATCCAGCAGATCAAGAAGATGGGTAACCTGAAAGATCTGGCATCAATGATCCCGGGAGTAGGCAAACAAATCAAGGACCTGGATATCGACGACGATGCATTCAAGGGTATCGAAGCGATCATCCGTTCCATGACTCCCCAGGAGCGTACCAATCCGGAGATACTGAACGGAAGCCGCCGTGCCCGTATTGCCAAGGGTAGTGGGACCAACGTACAGGAAGTAAACAAACTTCTCAAACAGTTCGATGAGACCCGTAAGATGATGCGTATGATGACCACCGGTGGAGGCCGTCAGGCAATGCGCAATATGGGAAGAAGATAA